A single Populus nigra chromosome 13, ddPopNigr1.1, whole genome shotgun sequence DNA region contains:
- the LOC133671617 gene encoding protein NSP-INTERACTING KINASE 1-like isoform X1 has translation MTAMAMRRREVGLYFVACLWLLTTVNGLLTPKGVNYEVQALMGIKASLDDPHGVLENWDGDAVDPCSWTMVTCSSESLVIGLGTPSQNLSGTLSPTIGNLTNLQTVLLQSNNITGPIPAEIGKLSKLHTLDLSNNFFTGKIPSSLGHLRNLEYMRLNNNSLSGEFPMSLANMTQLVLLDLSFNNLSGPVPRFPTKTFSISGNPLICPTGSEPECYGTTLMPISMNLNNTPTAQPAERPKSHQIALAFGSSVGSVSLLILVFGLFLWWRQRNNQPTFFDVKDRQHEEVSLGNLRKFQFRELQISTNNFSNKNILGKGGFGNVYKGILHDGTVVAVKRLKDGSASGGEIQFQTEVEMISLAVHRNLLRLYGFCMTPTERLLVYPYMSNGSVASRLKGKPVLDWGTRKRIALGAARGLLYLHEQCDPKIIHRDVKAANILLDDYCEAVVGDFGLAKLLDHQDSHVTTAVRGTVGHIAPEYLSTGQSSDKTDVFGFGILLLELITGQRALEFGKAANQKGAMLDWVKKIHQEKKLEMLVDKDLKGNYDRIELEEMVQVALLCTQYLPSQRPKMYEVVKMLEGDGLAESWEASQRAEATKSKPHEFSSSDRYSDLTDDSSLLVQAMELSGPR, from the exons ATGACTGCAATGGCAATGAGGAGAAGAGAAGTTGGTCTCTATTTTGTGGCTTGCTTGTGGCTTCTGACTACTGTAAATGGATTGCTGACTCCTAAAGGAGTAAACTATGAAG TTCAAGCTTTAATGGGAATAAAAGCTTCTTTAGATGACCCTCATGGGGTTCTTGAGAATTGGGATGGAGATGCTGTTGATCCATGTAGCTGGACTATGGTCACTTGCTCTTCTGAGAGTCTTGTCATCGGCCT GGGAACTCCTAGCCAGAATTTATCTGGAACTCTTTCTCCAACTATTGGCAACTTGACAAATCTTCAGACTGT GCTCCTGCAGAGCAATAATATTACAGGACCAATTCCTGCGGAGATAGGAAAGCTCTCAAAGCTTCACACACTTGATCTTTCTAATAACTTCTTTACTGGGAAAATTCCTTCCTCTTTAGGCCATCTGAGGAATCTAGAATACAT GAGGCTAAATAATAACAGTCTCTCTGGAGAATTCCCAATGTCATTGGCTAACATGACCCAGCTTGTGTTACT TGACTTGTCATTCAATAACCTGAGTGGCCCTGTACCAAGATTTCCTACCAAAACATTCAG CATTTCTGGAAACCCTCTAATCTGTCCAACAGGTTCTGAACCAGAATGCTATGGGACAACCCTAATGCCAATATCCATGAACTTGAATAACACACCAA CAGCCCAACCTGCAGAAAGACCGAAGAGTCACCAAATAGCTCTTGCATTTGGCTCAAGCGTTGGTTCTGTCTCACTTCTTATTCTTGTGTTTGGATTATTTTTGTGGTGGAGACAAAGGAACAATCAACCTACATTTTTTGATGTTAAAG ATCGCCAACACGAGGAAGTTTCTCTTGGAAACTTGAGGAAATTTCAGTTTAGAGAACTTCAGATTTCGACAAACAACTTCAGCAATAAGAACATACTAGGAAAAGGAGGTTTTGGCAATGTGTACAAAGGGATTCTCCATGATGGGACTGTTGTAGCTGTCAAGAGGCTTAAAGATGGCAGTGCCAGTGGAGGAGAGATTCAATTCCAAACAGAAGTTGAGATGATCAGCTTAGCAGTGCACCGGAACCTCCTTAGGCTCTATGGATTTTGTATGACACCAACAGAAAGACTTCTAGTTTATCCATACATGTCCAATGGCAGCGTCGCTTCACGTCTCAAAG GGAAACCAGTCTTGGATTGGGGCACCAGGAAGAGAATTGCCTTAGGAGCTGCGAGGGGACTATTGTACCTCCATGAGCAGTGTGATCCAAAGATAATCCACAGGGATGTTAAGGCTGCAAATATATTGCTTGATGATTATTGTGAAGCTGTGGTTGGTGATTTTGGGTTGGCAAAGCTTTTGGATCATCAAGATTCACATGTCACTACTGCCGTGAGAGGCACTGTCGGGCATATAGCACCTGAATATCTTTCAACTGGTCAATCCTCAGATAAAAcagatgtttttggatttggtATCCTGCTTCTTGAATTAATCACAGGCCAAAGAGCACTAGAGTTTGGCAAGGCAGCCAATCAGAAAGGAGCCATGCTAGATTGG GTAAAGAAGATTCATCAAGAGAAAAAGCTTGAAATGCTTGTAGACAAGGATCTAAAGGGAAATTATGATAGAATTGAGCTTGAGGAGATGGTACAAGTTGCCCTCTTGTGCACCCAATACCTTCCAAGCCAAAGACCTAAAATGTATGAAGTAGTTAAAATGCTTGAAGGAGATGGGCTAGCGGAAAGCTGGGAAGCTTCTCAAAGAGCAGAAGCAACCAAGTCCAAACCCCACGAGTTCTCCTCGTCAGATCGATATTCTGATCTCACCGATGACTCATCATTACTAGTCCAAGCAATGGAGCTCTCTGGCCCAAGGTGA
- the LOC133671649 gene encoding F-box/FBD/LRR-repeat protein At1g13570-like produces MLNLAEELTKKIMKKHENLAETEKQLEIDRISNLPWDVLDTILVCLPLRDAARTSILSSKWRYKWTNLSQFILDDKCIHYSISDKTSRWIEIRKIIDHVHSNHNGPIEKFKLAAYCCPNYSDLDQWIRFLTEKGIKELIIQEFSVIKHFKLPDSVFCGPKLSHLELYGCILRLPSSFKGFDCLKILQLNHVFIISDTLEHLIRNCPVLEKLTLLNLHHLACVRIYNPNLKYVKIDSAFEDICLGDSLLLASVDIRMLPMNGGITRQPPEQGKVCTLFRVFGYLHGINRLSLSNQFLEFLANKDVPERLPAPFNSLLALELKEIRFASLKGIAASISILRSSPNLEDLLVTVYPCDDISKPVMDLVTAQLQSDFYFNQLKVVKIRGIIGTRIEWEFLRLILAHSPVLESMTIVKFKGERISESFLQEVERASKHVKFISLAL; encoded by the exons ATGTTAAATTTAGCTGAAGAACTTACAAAAAAGATAATGAAGAAACATGAGAATCTTGCTGAGACGGAAAAGCAACTAGAGATTGATAGGATCAGCAATCTGCCATGGGATGTATTGGATACCATCCTTGTGTGCTTGCCTCTTAGAGATGCTGCAAGGACTAGTATACTATCCAGTAAGTGGAGATATAAGTGGACTAATCTTTCACAGTTCATTTTGGATGATAAATGCATCCACTATTCTATATCAGACAAAACATCCAGATGGATAGAGATTAGGAAAATCATCGATCATGTTCACTCCAATCACAATGGACCAATAGAGAAGTTCAAGCTTGCGGCTTATTGCTGTCCAAACTATTCCGATTTAGACCAATGGATAAGGTTTTTAACAGAGAAAGGTATCAAGGAGTTAATTATCCAGGAGTTCAGTGTCATTAAGCATTTTAAGCTGCCTGATTCTGTTTTCTGTGGTCCAAAACTCAGTCACTTGGAGCTATATGGTTGCATATTAAGGCTTCCTTCATCATTCAAAGGATTTGATTGCCTTAAAATCCTTCAGCTCAATCATGTTTTCATAATAAGCGATACACTGGAACATTTAATCCGTAACTGCCCTGTTCTTGAGAAGCTGACACTGTTGAACCTTCATCATCTGGCTTGCGTAAGGATATATAACCCAAACCTGAAATATGTGAAAATAGATTCTGCATTTGAAGATATCTGTCTGGGAGATAGCTTGCTTCTAGCCAGTGTTGATATTCGTATGTTACCTATGAATGGGGGGATCACACGTCAGCCTCCCGAACAAGGGAAAGTTTGCACTTTATTCAGAGTTTTTGGTTATCTGCATGGTATAAACAGGCTAAGCTTATCCAATCAATTTCTTGAG TTTCTTGCCAATAAAGATGTGCCAGAAAGACTCCCTGCTCCATTCAACAGCCTCTTGGCCCTTGAACTAAAAGAAATAAGATTTGCTAGTTTAAAAGGCATAGCGGCTTCCATTTCTATACTCAGAAGCTCCCCAAATTTGGAAGATCTTCTTGTTACT GTTTACCCATGTGATGATATTTCCAAACCTGTCATGGATTTGGTGACAGCACAGCTCCAGAGTGACTTTTATTTTAACCAACTCAAAGTGGTGAAGATCCGAGGCATTATTGGCACAAGAATCGAGTGGGAATTTCTCAGACTCATACTTGCTCATTCACCGGTGCTCGAGTCAATGACTATTGTAAAATTCAAAGGTGAGAGAATTTCTGAATCATTCTTGCAGGAAGTTGAGCGAGCTTCAAAACATGTCAAGTTTATTAGTTTAGctctataa
- the LOC133671617 gene encoding protein NSP-INTERACTING KINASE 1-like isoform X2, protein MTAMAMRRREVGLYFVACLWLLTTVNGLLTPKGVNYEVQALMGIKASLDDPHGVLENWDGDAVDPCSWTMVTCSSESLVIGLGTPSQNLSGTLSPTIGNLTNLQTVLLQSNNITGPIPAEIGKLSKLHTLDLSNNFFTGKIPSSLGHLRNLEYMRLNNNSLSGEFPMSLANMTQLVLLDLSFNNLSGPVPRFPTKTFSISGNPLICPTGSEPECYGTTLMPISMNLNNTPTQPAERPKSHQIALAFGSSVGSVSLLILVFGLFLWWRQRNNQPTFFDVKDRQHEEVSLGNLRKFQFRELQISTNNFSNKNILGKGGFGNVYKGILHDGTVVAVKRLKDGSASGGEIQFQTEVEMISLAVHRNLLRLYGFCMTPTERLLVYPYMSNGSVASRLKGKPVLDWGTRKRIALGAARGLLYLHEQCDPKIIHRDVKAANILLDDYCEAVVGDFGLAKLLDHQDSHVTTAVRGTVGHIAPEYLSTGQSSDKTDVFGFGILLLELITGQRALEFGKAANQKGAMLDWVKKIHQEKKLEMLVDKDLKGNYDRIELEEMVQVALLCTQYLPSQRPKMYEVVKMLEGDGLAESWEASQRAEATKSKPHEFSSSDRYSDLTDDSSLLVQAMELSGPR, encoded by the exons ATGACTGCAATGGCAATGAGGAGAAGAGAAGTTGGTCTCTATTTTGTGGCTTGCTTGTGGCTTCTGACTACTGTAAATGGATTGCTGACTCCTAAAGGAGTAAACTATGAAG TTCAAGCTTTAATGGGAATAAAAGCTTCTTTAGATGACCCTCATGGGGTTCTTGAGAATTGGGATGGAGATGCTGTTGATCCATGTAGCTGGACTATGGTCACTTGCTCTTCTGAGAGTCTTGTCATCGGCCT GGGAACTCCTAGCCAGAATTTATCTGGAACTCTTTCTCCAACTATTGGCAACTTGACAAATCTTCAGACTGT GCTCCTGCAGAGCAATAATATTACAGGACCAATTCCTGCGGAGATAGGAAAGCTCTCAAAGCTTCACACACTTGATCTTTCTAATAACTTCTTTACTGGGAAAATTCCTTCCTCTTTAGGCCATCTGAGGAATCTAGAATACAT GAGGCTAAATAATAACAGTCTCTCTGGAGAATTCCCAATGTCATTGGCTAACATGACCCAGCTTGTGTTACT TGACTTGTCATTCAATAACCTGAGTGGCCCTGTACCAAGATTTCCTACCAAAACATTCAG CATTTCTGGAAACCCTCTAATCTGTCCAACAGGTTCTGAACCAGAATGCTATGGGACAACCCTAATGCCAATATCCATGAACTTGAATAACACACCAA CCCAACCTGCAGAAAGACCGAAGAGTCACCAAATAGCTCTTGCATTTGGCTCAAGCGTTGGTTCTGTCTCACTTCTTATTCTTGTGTTTGGATTATTTTTGTGGTGGAGACAAAGGAACAATCAACCTACATTTTTTGATGTTAAAG ATCGCCAACACGAGGAAGTTTCTCTTGGAAACTTGAGGAAATTTCAGTTTAGAGAACTTCAGATTTCGACAAACAACTTCAGCAATAAGAACATACTAGGAAAAGGAGGTTTTGGCAATGTGTACAAAGGGATTCTCCATGATGGGACTGTTGTAGCTGTCAAGAGGCTTAAAGATGGCAGTGCCAGTGGAGGAGAGATTCAATTCCAAACAGAAGTTGAGATGATCAGCTTAGCAGTGCACCGGAACCTCCTTAGGCTCTATGGATTTTGTATGACACCAACAGAAAGACTTCTAGTTTATCCATACATGTCCAATGGCAGCGTCGCTTCACGTCTCAAAG GGAAACCAGTCTTGGATTGGGGCACCAGGAAGAGAATTGCCTTAGGAGCTGCGAGGGGACTATTGTACCTCCATGAGCAGTGTGATCCAAAGATAATCCACAGGGATGTTAAGGCTGCAAATATATTGCTTGATGATTATTGTGAAGCTGTGGTTGGTGATTTTGGGTTGGCAAAGCTTTTGGATCATCAAGATTCACATGTCACTACTGCCGTGAGAGGCACTGTCGGGCATATAGCACCTGAATATCTTTCAACTGGTCAATCCTCAGATAAAAcagatgtttttggatttggtATCCTGCTTCTTGAATTAATCACAGGCCAAAGAGCACTAGAGTTTGGCAAGGCAGCCAATCAGAAAGGAGCCATGCTAGATTGG GTAAAGAAGATTCATCAAGAGAAAAAGCTTGAAATGCTTGTAGACAAGGATCTAAAGGGAAATTATGATAGAATTGAGCTTGAGGAGATGGTACAAGTTGCCCTCTTGTGCACCCAATACCTTCCAAGCCAAAGACCTAAAATGTATGAAGTAGTTAAAATGCTTGAAGGAGATGGGCTAGCGGAAAGCTGGGAAGCTTCTCAAAGAGCAGAAGCAACCAAGTCCAAACCCCACGAGTTCTCCTCGTCAGATCGATATTCTGATCTCACCGATGACTCATCATTACTAGTCCAAGCAATGGAGCTCTCTGGCCCAAGGTGA
- the LOC133670813 gene encoding cell division cycle protein 48 homolog has protein sequence MKTGHLDRKSCASLCRLALKKASNKRRETDIDGNFLVVIAFIKAMASSPVPDFDTNSKNGSIKRDFSDSIMGRNKKAPNNLLVDEAINDDNSVITLNPATMEQLDIFRGDNLLIKGKKRRDTVCIALADDRCDQPKILMNKVVRSNLRVRLGDMVSVQLCHNLQYGKRVHILPLDDTVDGLSGSLFDAYLKPYFKDSHRPVRKGDLFLVRGGMRSVEFKVIETDPAEYCVVEPDTEIFCEGEAVKREDEERLDGIGYDDLGGVRKQLALIREMVELPLRFPQLFKTIGVKPPRGILLYGPPGTGKTLIARAIANETGAFFFCINGPEIMSKMAGESEQNLRKAFEEAEKNAPAIVFIDEIDSIAPKREKTGGEVERRIVSQLLTLMDGLKARAHVIVIGATNRPNSLDPALRRFGRFDKEIDIGVPDEVGRLEVLRVHTKKMKLSEDVDLEKVAKGTQGYVGADLAALCSESALQCIREKMGIIDLEDDTIDAEVLNSMAVTNEHFSIALGTSNPSALRETIVEVPNVRWEDIGGLEKVKMELQETVQYPVEHPEKFEKFGMSPSKGVLFYGPPGCGKTLLAKAIANECQANFISIKGPELLTMWFGESEANVRDVFDKARQSAPCVIFFDELDSIAIQRGNSVGDAGGAADRVLNQLLTEMDGLSAKKTVFIIGATNRPDIIDPALMRPGRLDQLIYIPLPDEGSRLQIFKACLRKSPVSKDVDLHVLAKHTEGFSGADITEICQRACKYAVREDIEKDIKRKIEGLEDSMEEGMTWLKVSHFEESMRYARRSVSDSDILKYQMFSQTLQHQLMV, from the exons ATGAAAACTGGACATTTAGACAGGAAATCTTGTGCTTCGCTATGCCGTTTGGCATTGAAAAAGGCTTCAAACAAACGAAGAGAAACAGATATAGATGGAAACTTCTTAGTGGTCATAGCATTCATAAAAGCAATGGCATCATCTCCAGTTCCAGACTTTGATACGAACTCAAAAAATGGATCTAT aaagagagattttAGTGATTCAATTATGGGGCGCAATAAGAAGGCACCCAACAATCTTCTTGTTGATGAAGCCATTAACGATGACAACTCTGTCATCACGCTCAATCCAGCTACAATGGAGCAACTTGATATTTTCCGCGGGGATAACTTGTTGATCAAGGGAAAGAAGAGGAGGGATACAGTTTGTATTGCCCTAGCTGATGATCGTTGCGATCAGCCCAAGATTCTGATGAATAAGGTTGTGAGGTCAAACTTAAGGGTCAGGCTTGGCGATATGGTTTCGGTGCAGCTATGTCATAACTTGCAGTATGGCAAGAGGGTTCACATTCTGCCTTTGGATGACACAGTTGATGGCCTTAGTGGTAGTCTGTTTGATGCCTACTTGAAGCCTTACTTTAAGGATTCTCATCGTCCTGTCCGGAAAGGAGATCTTTTCCTTGTCAGAGGAGGAATGAGGAGTGTGGAGTTTAAGGTCATTGAGACCGATCCTGCTGAGTACTGTGTGGTTGAGCCTGATACGGAAATCTTCTGTGAAGGGGAAGCTGTGAAGAGGGAAGATGAGGAAAGGCTTGATGGGATTGGCTATGATGATCTTGGTGGCGTTAGGAAACAATTGGCACTAATCAGGGAGATGGTCGAACTGCCATTAAGGTTTCCACAACTTTTCAAGACCATTGGTGTGAAGCCACCGAGAGGAATTCTGCTTTATGGTCctcctggaacaggtaaaacaTTGATAGCAAGGGCTATTGCTAATGAAACTGGGGCTTTCTTCTTTTGTATCAATGGACCAGAAATCATGTCCAAGATGGCAGGAGAGAGTGAGCAAAATCTGAGAAAAGCTTTTGAAGAAGCTGAAAAGAATGCTCCTGCAATTGTATTTATTGATGAGATTGATTCAATTGCTCCCAAACGTGAGAAAACTGGTGGGGAAGTAGAGAGACGAATCGTTTCACAACTACTGACTCTTATGGATGGGCTAAAGGCTCGTGCCCATGTTATTGTTATAGGAGCTACAAACAGGCCTAACAGTCTAGACCCTGCATTGAGGAGGTTTGGAAGGTTTgacaaagaaatagatattggtGTTCCAGATGAAGTTGGTCGCCTTGAGGTTCTTCGTGTCCATACAAAGAAAATGAAGCTCTCTGAAGATGTAGACTTGGAAAAAGTAGCCAAAGGAACTCAGGGGTATGTTGGTGCAGATCTTGCAGCTCTTTGCAGCGAATCTGCCCTACAATGCATTAGGGAAAAGATGGGCATCATTGATTTGGAAGATGATACCATTGATGCTGAGGTTCTTAATTCCATGGCCGTTACAAATGAGCACTTCAGCATTGCTCTCGGAACCAGCAATCCTTCTGCTCTTCGTGAAACCATTGTAGAAGTTCCCAATGTTAGATGGGAGGATATTGGTGGTCTTGAGAAGGTCAAGATGGAGCTTCAAGAGACTGTTCAATATCCGGTGGAGCATCCTGAGAAGTTTGAGAAGTTCGGCATGTCACCTTCTAAAGGAGTTCTTTTCTATGGTCCTCCTGGTTGTGGCAAAACATTGCTGGCTAAGGCTATTGCCAACGAATGTCAAGCTAATTTCATCAGTATCAAGGGTCCTGAGCTTCTAACCATGTGGTTTGGTGAGAGTGAAGCCAATGTCAGGGATGTTTTCGACAAGGCACGCCAGTCTGCTCCTTGTGTCATATTCTTCGATGAACTTGACTCCATTGCTATTCAAAGAGGAAACAGTGTAGGAGATGCTGGTGGTGCAGCTGATAGAGTTTTGAACCAACTCCTAACTGAGATGGATGGTTTATCAGCCAAGAAAACCGTCTTTATAATTGGTGCTACCAACAGGCCTGATATAATCGACCCTGCACTTATGAGGCCAGGTCGCCTTGACCAGCTAATTTATATCCCTCTGCCAGACGAAGGTTCTCGACTACAGATCTTTAAGGCTTGCTTGAGAAAATCACCCGTCTCAAAAGATGTTGACCTTCATGTTCTTGCCAAGCACACTGAAGGCTTTAGTGGTGCTGATATCACAGAAATCTGTCAGAGGGCTTGCAAATATGCTGTCAGGGAGGACATCGAAAAGGATATCAAGAGGAAGATCGAGGGCCTGGAAGACAGCATGGAAGAAGGAATGACTTGGCTTAAGGTTTCTCACTTTGAAGAGTCCATGAGGTACGCTAGGAGGAGTGTGAGTGACTCTGATATTCTCAAGTACCAGATGTTTTCTCAAACTTTGCAACATCAGCTGATGGTCTAA